Proteins encoded together in one Schumannella luteola window:
- a CDS encoding nucleoside deaminase, with the protein MRRALDEAAAAERHGDVPVGAVLLDGAGELLATGRNERELTNDPTAHAEVVAIRTAAALREDWHLEDATLVVTLEPCVLCAGAIVAARIPRVVFGAWDAKAGAAGSVHELLRDRRQNHRVEVLPGVLERECGDVLERFFSAKR; encoded by the coding sequence ATGCGCCGCGCCCTCGACGAGGCGGCTGCGGCCGAGCGGCACGGCGACGTGCCGGTGGGCGCGGTGCTGCTCGACGGCGCCGGGGAGCTGCTCGCGACGGGACGCAACGAGCGCGAGCTCACGAACGATCCGACCGCGCACGCCGAGGTGGTCGCGATCCGGACGGCCGCCGCGCTGCGCGAGGACTGGCACCTCGAGGACGCGACGCTCGTCGTCACCCTCGAGCCGTGCGTGCTGTGCGCGGGCGCGATCGTCGCGGCGCGCATCCCCCGGGTCGTTTTCGGAGCCTGGGATGCGAAGGCCGGCGCGGCCGGCAGCGTGCACGAGCTGCTGCGCGATCGGCGTCAGAACCACCGGGTCGAGGTGCTGCCCGGTGTGCTCGAGCGGGAGTGCGGCGACGTGCTCGAGCGGTTCTTCAGCGCGAAACGCTGA
- the upp gene encoding uracil phosphoribosyltransferase, with amino-acid sequence MRVHVADHPLITHKLTVLRDRETPSPTFRALAEELVTLLAYEATRDVHVVEVPVTTPVAETTGLAIATPRPLVVPILRAGLGMLEGMVKLLPTAEVGFLGMVRNEETLQPDIYAERLPDDLSDRQCFVLDPMLATGGSLIAAIDYLLARGAKDVTAVCLLAAPEGLKAVEEATAGRDVTVVLGAVDSHLDENGFIIPGLGDAGDRLYGVV; translated from the coding sequence ATGCGAGTGCACGTCGCCGACCACCCTCTGATCACCCACAAGCTCACCGTGCTGCGGGACCGGGAGACGCCCTCGCCGACCTTCCGCGCGCTGGCCGAAGAGCTCGTGACGCTGCTCGCCTACGAGGCGACCCGCGACGTCCACGTCGTCGAGGTGCCCGTGACCACCCCGGTCGCCGAGACCACCGGCCTCGCGATCGCGACGCCGCGTCCGCTCGTCGTGCCGATCCTGCGCGCCGGTCTCGGCATGCTCGAGGGCATGGTCAAGCTGCTGCCCACCGCCGAGGTCGGCTTCCTCGGCATGGTGCGCAACGAAGAGACCCTGCAGCCCGACATCTACGCCGAGCGCCTGCCGGACGACCTCAGCGACCGTCAGTGCTTCGTGCTCGACCCGATGCTCGCCACCGGCGGATCGCTCATCGCCGCGATCGACTACCTGCTGGCGCGCGGCGCGAAGGATGTCACCGCCGTCTGCCTGCTCGCCGCCCCCGAGGGCCTCAAGGCCGTCGAAGAGGCCACCGCGGGCCGCGATGTGACGGTCGTGCTCGGCGCCGTCGACTCGCACCTCGACGAGAACGGGTTCATCATCCCCGGCCTCGGCGACGCGGGCGACCGCCTGTACGGCGTCGTCTGA
- a CDS encoding winged helix-turn-helix domain-containing protein, whose product MSIAALDDFRTTSAAPRLRAVPRPVAEPTVSAPSRVRAVPEGTEARGFALYIGLDEAKALAAGTDLGAVVRAIKGLLGEIAPEAEAYAAVALAPAGAGGRDVDVVRRALQDPSAQQKVRPEPEAAPEPRSGVVIDISRKRVVLDGETAPLTYKEFELLQFLVLREGRTVERAEILTSLWSEGSDEDVPNERTIDVHVRRLRSKLGAFEDIVRTVRGSGYRFDRHADVAIRWASTPSPDIF is encoded by the coding sequence ATGTCCATCGCCGCTCTCGACGACTTCCGCACCACCTCCGCCGCTCCCCGCCTCCGCGCCGTGCCCCGCCCGGTCGCCGAGCCGACCGTCAGCGCCCCGTCGCGCGTCCGCGCCGTTCCCGAGGGCACCGAGGCCCGCGGCTTCGCGCTCTACATCGGCCTCGACGAGGCCAAGGCCCTCGCCGCCGGCACCGACCTCGGCGCCGTCGTTCGCGCCATCAAGGGTCTGCTGGGCGAGATCGCCCCCGAGGCCGAGGCCTATGCGGCCGTCGCCCTCGCCCCGGCCGGCGCCGGCGGACGCGACGTGGATGTGGTGCGTCGCGCCTTGCAGGACCCGTCGGCCCAGCAGAAGGTGCGCCCCGAGCCGGAGGCCGCGCCCGAGCCGCGCAGCGGCGTCGTGATCGACATCTCGCGCAAGCGCGTCGTGCTCGACGGCGAGACCGCCCCGCTCACCTACAAGGAGTTCGAGCTGCTGCAGTTCCTCGTGCTGCGCGAGGGCCGCACGGTCGAGCGCGCCGAGATCCTGACCAGCCTCTGGTCGGAGGGCTCGGACGAGGATGTGCCGAACGAGCGCACGATCGACGTGCACGTGCGTCGCCTGCGCTCGAAGCTCGGCGCCTTCGAGGACATCGTGCGCACCGTGCGCGGATCGGGCTACCGCTTCGACCGTCACGCCGACGTCGCGATCCGCTGGGCGTCGACGCCGTCGCCCGACATTTTTTGA
- a CDS encoding quinone oxidoreductase family protein, with amino-acid sequence MAHAIVYRTNGGPEVLEYVEIEDATPGEGQIVVAVRAAGVNPIDWKLRSGMRPAPTDGSARRIGSDAAGVVTAVGAGVDGHAVGDEVIVLSAAGAYATEIVAKAGPKTFAKPAELDWTHAAALGIPTGTAYQAVASLGVAEGDTLLLHGGAGAVGQAAIQFAVRAGATVIATASERNHERLTALGAIPVAYGDGLADRVRAAAPQGVTHALDAVGTDEAIEVSLDLVADREHIATIVRGADAPGWGIRAWSGGSAIPLTEEENALRLAGVVLAAQLAAEGGFDVEIARTYPLAEAAEAHRESEAGHVRGKLVLLP; translated from the coding sequence ATGGCCCACGCGATCGTCTACCGCACGAACGGCGGACCCGAGGTTCTCGAGTACGTCGAGATCGAGGATGCGACGCCCGGCGAGGGTCAGATCGTGGTCGCGGTGCGCGCCGCCGGGGTGAACCCGATCGACTGGAAGCTGCGCTCGGGCATGCGCCCGGCCCCGACCGACGGCAGCGCCCGCCGCATCGGCAGCGACGCGGCCGGCGTCGTCACCGCCGTCGGCGCGGGTGTCGACGGTCACGCGGTCGGCGACGAGGTCATCGTGCTCAGCGCGGCCGGCGCCTACGCGACCGAGATCGTCGCCAAGGCCGGCCCCAAGACCTTCGCGAAGCCCGCCGAACTCGACTGGACGCACGCGGCGGCGCTCGGCATCCCGACCGGCACCGCCTACCAGGCCGTCGCCTCGCTCGGCGTCGCCGAGGGCGACACCCTGCTGCTGCACGGCGGCGCGGGTGCGGTCGGACAGGCCGCCATCCAATTCGCCGTGCGCGCCGGGGCGACCGTCATCGCGACCGCGAGCGAGCGCAACCACGAGCGGCTGACGGCGCTCGGCGCGATCCCCGTGGCCTACGGCGACGGCCTCGCCGACCGCGTGCGCGCGGCCGCTCCACAGGGCGTGACGCACGCGCTGGATGCGGTGGGCACCGACGAGGCGATCGAGGTGTCGCTCGACCTCGTCGCCGACCGCGAGCACATCGCCACGATCGTGCGCGGCGCCGACGCGCCCGGCTGGGGCATCCGCGCCTGGAGCGGCGGCAGCGCCATCCCGCTCACCGAGGAGGAGAACGCGCTGCGTCTCGCCGGCGTCGTGCTCGCGGCCCAGCTGGCCGCCGAGGGCGGCTTCGACGTCGAGATCGCCCGCACCTACCCGCTCGCGGAGGCCGCCGAGGCGCACCGCGAGAGCGAGGCGGGCCACGTGCGCGGGAAGCTCGTGCTGCTGCCCTGA
- the mvk gene encoding mevalonate kinase, translating into MHDISDLRGADSGAADTASSPASTGSEASAPTGSTPDAAASAATGSTPDSGTAASGAAPTTPAPVLTPASARTHGKTILLGEHTVLYGAPAIALPVAELGVVATVTPLGPGAQPLVESSVFTGPLAEAPERLEPVIAALRSTLVALSTSSDDSSAAGGTAPSARAVRTARAARTARAAAKTAEPTIPELPPLHLRIDSAIPVARGLGSSAAVAGAVVDAVAAALGATLDPETRFELVQASERIAHGTASGLDARTTISTAPIWFDHGVGRPTAVGAELTFVIADTGIASGTREAVGAVRARHAADPDAVEGPVGRIAALTGAGRGLLASGDAIGLGATLDAVHAELRQLDVSSSELDRLADTARAAGALGAKLTGGGRGGCLLALAADAAHATELAAALQAAGAASTWTVRLPATPAEGAAPNTSVDAAERATSPAAPTTTPDPEDER; encoded by the coding sequence ATGCACGACATCTCCGACCTGCGCGGCGCCGACTCCGGCGCGGCCGACACCGCATCCTCGCCCGCCTCGACGGGATCCGAGGCGTCGGCGCCGACGGGGTCGACTCCGGATGCGGCAGCGTCGGCGGCCACGGGTTCGACTCCCGATTCGGGAACGGCGGCGAGCGGCGCAGCACCGACGACACCCGCCCCCGTCCTGACCCCCGCGTCGGCCCGCACGCACGGCAAGACGATCCTGCTCGGCGAGCACACCGTGCTCTACGGCGCTCCCGCGATCGCCCTGCCGGTCGCCGAGCTCGGCGTCGTCGCAACAGTGACCCCGCTCGGGCCGGGCGCGCAGCCGCTCGTCGAGTCGAGCGTGTTCACCGGGCCGCTTGCCGAGGCTCCCGAGCGGCTCGAGCCCGTGATCGCGGCGCTGCGAAGCACGCTGGTCGCGCTGTCGACGAGCTCCGACGACTCCTCCGCTGCCGGCGGCACGGCGCCGTCGGCCCGCGCAGTCCGCACCGCCCGCGCGGCCCGCACCGCCCGCGCCGCAGCGAAGACCGCCGAGCCCACCATCCCGGAGCTCCCGCCGCTGCACCTCCGCATCGACAGCGCCATCCCCGTCGCCCGCGGTCTCGGTTCGAGCGCCGCCGTCGCGGGCGCCGTCGTCGACGCGGTCGCCGCCGCGCTCGGCGCGACGCTCGATCCCGAGACCCGCTTCGAGCTCGTTCAGGCCAGCGAGCGCATCGCCCACGGCACCGCGAGCGGGCTGGATGCGCGCACGACCATCAGCACCGCGCCGATCTGGTTCGACCACGGCGTCGGCCGCCCCACCGCCGTCGGCGCCGAGCTGACCTTCGTGATCGCCGACACCGGCATCGCCAGCGGCACGCGCGAGGCCGTCGGCGCCGTGCGCGCGCGGCACGCGGCCGACCCCGACGCGGTCGAGGGTCCCGTGGGACGCATCGCCGCGCTTACCGGCGCCGGCCGTGGACTGCTCGCCTCGGGCGACGCGATCGGCCTCGGCGCGACGCTCGACGCCGTGCACGCTGAGCTGCGTCAGCTCGACGTCAGCTCGTCCGAGCTCGATCGTCTCGCCGACACGGCGCGCGCGGCCGGGGCACTCGGTGCGAAACTGACGGGCGGCGGACGCGGCGGCTGCCTGCTGGCCCTCGCCGCGGACGCCGCGCACGCGACGGAGCTGGCGGCGGCCCTGCAGGCCGCGGGAGCGGCATCCACCTGGACCGTGCGGCTGCCGGCCACCCCGGCCGAGGGCGCCGCGCCGAACACCTCGGTCGACGCAGCCGAACGCGCCACGTCACCCGCCGCACCCACGACCACGCCCGATCCGGAGGACGAGAGATGA
- the mvaD gene encoding diphosphomevalonate decarboxylase: MTSATAIAHPNIALIKYWGKADETLSLPATGSLSMTLDVFPTRTTVTVGEGAAVGEGAAVGEGAAVGEDAAAGTGAAESADRDTLQLNGRPATEGELARVTKFLDLVREFAGDTRPAAVVSENTVPTGAGLASSASGFAALATAAAAAYGLDLDTRDLSRLARRGSGSASRSIPGGVAIWHAGDDAASFSETVAAPPLAMVIATVDAGEKPISSREAMRRTIATSPFFPAWIPSTAASLELMVAACAAGDFTRIGELTESNALRMHAVIQGSEPPIRYLTAASTRVFDVVAGMRAHGLEAYSTADAGPNVVVLTRPEDAAAVAATLSAEAGIAEPVIALPGPGAYLVGAGSDESATA; the protein is encoded by the coding sequence ATGACCAGCGCCACGGCCATCGCGCATCCCAACATCGCGCTCATCAAGTACTGGGGCAAGGCCGACGAGACCCTGTCGCTGCCGGCCACGGGCAGTCTGTCGATGACGCTCGACGTGTTCCCGACGCGCACGACGGTGACGGTCGGCGAGGGCGCTGCGGTCGGCGAGGGCGCTGCGGTCGGCGAGGGCGCTGCGGTCGGCGAGGATGCGGCAGCCGGCACCGGCGCCGCCGAGAGCGCCGACCGCGACACCCTGCAGCTCAACGGCCGCCCGGCGACCGAGGGCGAGCTGGCCCGCGTGACGAAGTTCCTCGACCTCGTGCGCGAGTTCGCCGGCGACACCCGCCCGGCCGCGGTCGTGAGCGAGAACACCGTGCCGACCGGAGCCGGGCTCGCGAGCTCGGCCTCCGGCTTCGCTGCTCTGGCGACCGCCGCGGCCGCCGCCTACGGCCTCGACCTCGACACCCGCGATCTCAGCCGTCTCGCCCGCCGCGGGTCCGGTTCGGCGTCGCGCAGCATCCCCGGCGGCGTCGCCATCTGGCACGCCGGCGACGACGCCGCCTCATTCAGCGAGACCGTCGCCGCTCCCCCGCTCGCCATGGTCATCGCGACGGTGGATGCGGGCGAGAAGCCGATCTCGAGCCGCGAGGCGATGCGCCGCACGATCGCGACCTCGCCGTTCTTCCCGGCGTGGATCCCTTCGACGGCCGCGAGCCTCGAGCTCATGGTCGCGGCCTGCGCGGCGGGCGACTTCACGCGCATCGGCGAGCTGACCGAGAGCAACGCGCTGCGCATGCACGCCGTGATCCAGGGCTCAGAGCCACCCATCCGCTACCTCACCGCCGCCTCCACGCGCGTCTTCGACGTCGTCGCCGGGATGCGCGCGCACGGCCTCGAGGCGTACTCGACCGCCGACGCCGGCCCGAACGTCGTCGTGCTGACCCGCCCCGAGGACGCCGCCGCGGTCGCCGCGACGCTCTCCGCCGAGGCCGGCATCGCCGAGCCGGTCATCGCGCTGCCGGGACCGGGCGCGTACCTCGTCGGCGCCGGCAGCGACGAAAGCGCCACCGCGTGA
- a CDS encoding phosphomevalonate kinase, with translation MTPGTIETRAPGKLFIAGEYAVVEPGQPSVLIAVDRYLTVTLSESVGHAAGSVHSPEYGLIPLTWTRGDSGLTIDREHHPYDYVMAVIGTVEQLRGELGIPARFYDLRIASELDDASGRKFGLGSSAAVTVATVHALDRFYELGLTARERFKLALLATIQVSPNASGGDVAASTFGGWIRYSAPNRATLRAQLDDRPLREVLSGDGWEGFDVARLAPPHGLRLLVGWTGSPASTERLVGGVRRSRRDSGVDYPAFLLESRGCVDDLVTGLDDGDDDLTLDALRRARRLLQRLGAQSGTLIETDRLARLCDTAEAAGAAGKPSGAGGGDCGIVLAPADADLTRMLRSWESHDIRHLTLSVHPPEGSVDDH, from the coding sequence GTGACGCCCGGCACGATCGAGACCCGCGCCCCCGGCAAGCTCTTCATCGCCGGGGAGTACGCCGTCGTCGAGCCCGGGCAGCCCTCGGTGCTCATCGCCGTCGACCGCTACCTCACCGTCACCCTCAGCGAGAGCGTCGGCCACGCGGCCGGCAGCGTGCACTCGCCCGAGTACGGCCTCATCCCGCTCACCTGGACGCGTGGCGACTCCGGACTCACGATCGACCGCGAGCACCACCCCTACGACTACGTCATGGCCGTGATCGGCACGGTCGAGCAGCTGCGCGGCGAGCTCGGCATCCCGGCCCGCTTCTACGACCTGCGCATCGCGAGCGAGCTGGATGACGCGAGCGGCCGCAAGTTCGGCCTCGGCTCCTCCGCCGCCGTCACCGTCGCGACCGTGCACGCCCTCGACCGCTTTTACGAGCTCGGCCTCACCGCCCGCGAGCGCTTCAAGCTCGCGCTGCTCGCCACGATCCAGGTCAGCCCGAACGCCTCGGGCGGAGATGTCGCGGCCAGCACCTTCGGCGGCTGGATCCGCTACAGCGCGCCGAACCGCGCGACCCTGCGCGCCCAGCTCGACGACCGCCCGCTGCGCGAGGTGCTGAGCGGCGACGGCTGGGAGGGCTTCGACGTCGCCCGGCTCGCGCCGCCGCACGGCCTGCGCCTGCTCGTCGGCTGGACCGGCTCGCCCGCGTCGACCGAGCGTCTCGTCGGCGGCGTGCGACGCAGCCGACGCGACTCGGGGGTCGACTACCCGGCGTTCCTGCTCGAGAGCCGGGGCTGCGTCGACGACCTCGTCACCGGCCTCGACGACGGCGACGACGACCTGACGCTCGACGCGCTGCGCCGCGCCCGCCGCCTGCTGCAGCGCCTCGGCGCGCAGTCGGGCACCCTGATCGAGACCGACCGGCTCGCCCGGCTCTGCGACACGGCCGAGGCCGCGGGCGCGGCCGGCAAGCCCTCCGGCGCCGGCGGCGGCGACTGCGGCATCGTGCTCGCGCCCGCCGACGCCGACCTGACCCGGATGCTGCGCTCGTGGGAGTCGCACGACATCCGCCATCTCACTCTCTCCGTGCATCCCCCGGAAGGATCCGTCGATGACCACTGA
- a CDS encoding hydroxymethylglutaryl-CoA reductase has translation MTTDAASATPESGTPAEYDERVTPIPTRWVGPIRVSGNAVEGEIEVPLATYESPLWPSVGRGARLSRQIEGGIVATVVGERMTRSVLLRARGAGAAHLASIDVQQRFDELAAVVAAQSRFAQLVEIHPEIVGDLLFLRFAFTTGDASGHNMVTAASEALLSTVLAWHPELEYGSISGNYCSDKKATAVNGILGRGRSVVAEMLIPAALVESTLRSSTQRIVDLNTGKNLVGSTIAGALRSANAHYANMLLAFYLATGQDAANIVEGSQGITYAENRDGDLYFSTTLPHLIVGTVGNGKHLPGVNAALDRLGCREEREPGANARRLAALIAASVLCGEISLLAAQTNPGELMAAHVAMERGAARRGGSKA, from the coding sequence ATGACCACTGACGCTGCGAGCGCCACCCCCGAATCCGGCACCCCCGCCGAGTACGACGAGCGCGTCACCCCCATCCCGACCCGCTGGGTCGGCCCGATCCGTGTGAGCGGCAACGCCGTCGAGGGCGAGATCGAGGTGCCGCTGGCGACCTACGAGTCGCCGCTGTGGCCGTCGGTCGGCCGCGGCGCGCGCCTGTCGCGCCAGATCGAGGGCGGCATCGTCGCCACGGTCGTCGGCGAGCGGATGACGCGCTCGGTCCTGCTGCGCGCCCGGGGCGCCGGCGCCGCGCACCTCGCGAGCATCGACGTGCAGCAGCGCTTCGACGAACTCGCCGCGGTCGTCGCCGCGCAGAGCCGCTTCGCCCAGCTCGTCGAGATCCACCCGGAGATCGTGGGCGACCTGCTGTTCCTGCGCTTCGCCTTCACCACCGGCGACGCGTCCGGGCACAACATGGTCACCGCCGCCTCCGAGGCGCTGCTGAGCACGGTCCTCGCCTGGCACCCCGAGCTGGAGTACGGCTCGATCTCGGGCAACTACTGCAGCGACAAGAAGGCGACCGCGGTCAACGGCATCCTCGGGCGCGGACGCAGCGTCGTCGCCGAGATGCTCATCCCGGCCGCGCTCGTCGAGAGCACGCTGCGCAGCTCGACCCAGCGCATCGTCGACCTCAACACCGGCAAGAACCTCGTCGGCTCGACCATCGCGGGCGCGCTGCGCTCGGCCAACGCGCACTACGCGAACATGCTGCTCGCCTTCTACCTGGCGACGGGTCAGGATGCGGCGAACATCGTCGAGGGCTCGCAGGGCATCACCTACGCCGAGAACCGCGACGGCGACCTCTACTTCTCGACCACGCTGCCGCATCTCATCGTCGGCACGGTCGGCAACGGCAAGCACCTGCCCGGCGTGAACGCCGCCCTCGACCGGCTGGGATGCCGCGAGGAGCGCGAACCGGGTGCGAACGCCCGCCGCCTCGCTGCCCTCATCGCCGCGAGCGTGCTCTGCGGCGAGATCTCGCTGCTCGCGGCCCAGACCAACCCCGGCGAGCTCATGGCGGCACACGTCGCCATGGAGCGCGGCGCTGCGCGTCGCGGCGGGAGCAAGGCGTGA
- a CDS encoding hydroxymethylglutaryl-CoA synthase, translated as MSGGAGVRVGIHDLAVATGHHVLDLDDLAARNGVDPAKYHVGLGQDAFSMPAADEDIVTMGAAAALPLIERHGTDGIRTVLFATESGVDQSKSAAVVAHGLLGLPSTARAVELKQACYGGTAALVAALGIVARDPRERVLVIASDVARYDLDSAAEPTQGAGAVAFLVAADPDLIEIEPASGLFSADVDDFWRPNDRSTALVDGRLSVTAYVDALLGSWDDLAERGGIAPADIDRWLHHQPFTKMALKAHRAWSKHVGAEFDETELATGFTYNRRTGNSYTASVFLALAALLDLDDDLEGRRLALFSYGSGSVGELLTGIVKPGYRALRRAGQVAGLLDARVPISVDDYRELHAATTTTSEARQNPEVTTGPFRFVGVEAGARRYARTGVGTSEDAIG; from the coding sequence GTGAGCGGCGGGGCGGGCGTGCGCGTCGGCATCCATGACCTCGCGGTCGCGACGGGTCACCACGTGCTCGACCTCGACGACCTGGCGGCCCGCAACGGCGTCGACCCGGCGAAGTACCACGTCGGCCTCGGGCAGGACGCCTTCAGCATGCCCGCCGCCGACGAGGACATCGTCACGATGGGCGCCGCCGCCGCGCTGCCGCTGATCGAGCGGCACGGAACCGACGGCATCCGCACCGTGCTCTTCGCGACGGAGTCGGGCGTCGACCAGTCGAAGTCGGCCGCGGTCGTCGCGCACGGGCTGCTGGGTCTGCCCTCGACCGCCCGCGCGGTCGAGCTGAAGCAGGCCTGCTATGGCGGCACCGCCGCGCTCGTCGCCGCGCTCGGCATCGTCGCCCGCGACCCTCGTGAGCGCGTGCTCGTGATCGCGAGCGACGTCGCCCGCTACGACCTCGACTCGGCCGCCGAGCCCACGCAGGGCGCCGGCGCAGTCGCGTTCCTCGTCGCCGCCGATCCCGACCTGATCGAGATCGAGCCGGCATCCGGTCTGTTCTCGGCCGACGTCGACGACTTCTGGCGCCCGAACGACCGCTCGACCGCCCTCGTCGACGGTCGCCTGTCGGTCACCGCCTACGTGGATGCGCTGCTCGGCTCGTGGGACGACCTCGCCGAGCGCGGCGGCATCGCCCCGGCCGACATCGACCGCTGGCTGCACCACCAGCCCTTCACGAAGATGGCACTCAAGGCGCACCGCGCCTGGTCGAAGCACGTCGGCGCCGAGTTCGATGAGACCGAGTTGGCTACCGGCTTCACCTACAACCGGCGCACCGGCAACTCGTACACGGCCTCGGTCTTCCTCGCCCTCGCGGCCCTGCTCGACCTCGACGACGACCTCGAGGGGCGCCGTCTCGCCCTGTTCAGCTACGGCTCGGGCAGCGTCGGCGAGCTGCTGACCGGCATCGTGAAGCCGGGGTACCGCGCGCTGCGTCGCGCCGGTCAGGTCGCCGGCCTGCTGGATGCGCGCGTGCCGATCTCGGTCGACGACTACCGTGAGCTGCACGCCGCGACCACGACCACGAGCGAGGCGCGCCAGAACCCGGAGGTCACGACGGGCCCGTTCCGCTTCGTCGGCGTCGAGGCCGGAGCCCGCCGCTACGCGCGCACCGGCGTCGGGACCTCGGAGGACGCGATCGGCTGA
- a CDS encoding pyridoxamine 5'-phosphate oxidase family protein — MLTDADRALLSRPLHAYVATVAKPDRLPAPRPVWFDLTPEGDIQIFSTPTTARVARLRAVPRATAVVATPIGEPEHWVAVEGDVTLHDEGASELAAKLAHRYWGEELDAAHAAVVDEWLRSELVRIAIHPTAVKRFAD; from the coding sequence ATGCTGACCGACGCAGATCGCGCCCTGCTCTCCCGCCCGCTGCACGCCTACGTCGCCACGGTGGCAAAGCCCGACCGCCTGCCGGCGCCGCGGCCGGTCTGGTTCGACCTGACGCCCGAGGGCGACATCCAGATCTTCTCGACGCCGACGACGGCCCGCGTCGCGCGGCTTCGCGCGGTTCCGCGCGCGACCGCCGTGGTGGCCACGCCGATCGGCGAGCCCGAGCACTGGGTCGCCGTCGAGGGTGACGTGACGCTGCACGACGAGGGAGCGAGCGAGCTCGCCGCGAAGCTCGCCCACCGCTACTGGGGCGAGGAGCTGGATGCGGCGCACGCCGCCGTGGTCGACGAGTGGCTGCGCTCCGAGCTGGTGCGCATCGCCATCCACCCGACCGCGGTGAAGCGCTTCGCCGACTGA
- a CDS encoding single-stranded DNA-binding protein, with product MANETTLTIVGNLTEAPELRFTQAGAAVASFTVASTERLLDRDSGQWRDGDALFLRCTAWRDLAQNASASLEKGSRVFVSGRLKQRSYQDREGVTRTVIELEVDEVGPSLRYATARVEKAGRREAASAGASAGAGAVGASGELTRAARDGGVADETPF from the coding sequence ATGGCGAATGAGACGACCCTGACGATCGTGGGCAACCTGACCGAGGCGCCCGAGCTGCGGTTCACGCAGGCCGGCGCGGCGGTCGCGAGCTTCACGGTGGCGAGCACCGAGCGACTGCTCGACCGCGACAGCGGGCAGTGGCGTGACGGCGACGCGCTGTTCCTGCGCTGCACCGCCTGGCGCGACCTGGCGCAGAATGCGAGCGCCTCGCTCGAGAAGGGCTCGCGCGTGTTCGTGAGCGGCCGACTCAAGCAGCGCAGCTACCAGGACCGCGAGGGAGTGACCCGCACCGTGATCGAGCTCGAGGTGGATGAGGTGGGCCCGTCGCTGCGCTACGCCACCGCGCGCGTGGAGAAGGCGGGGCGGCGGGAGGCTGCCTCCGCAGGAGCGAGCGCGGGTGCGGGCGCTGTCGGGGCATCGGGGGAGCTCACGCGCGCGGCGCGAGACGGCGGCGTCGCCGACGAGACGCCGTTCTGA
- a CDS encoding antibiotic biosynthesis monooxygenase family protein: MPVIEITRLTVAAEKSAELQDARAGMLAAFRERPGFVSAELARVSETEWLDLIVWQSSADFAESRRRGADSPAIERFFAAIDAVVASEEGELWRE; encoded by the coding sequence ATGCCCGTCATCGAGATCACCCGCCTCACTGTCGCCGCCGAGAAGTCCGCCGAGCTGCAGGATGCCCGCGCCGGGATGCTGGCCGCCTTCCGCGAGCGCCCCGGCTTCGTCAGCGCCGAGCTCGCGCGCGTGAGCGAGACCGAATGGCTCGACCTGATCGTGTGGCAGAGCTCCGCCGACTTCGCCGAGTCACGCCGCCGCGGCGCCGACTCCCCCGCGATCGAGCGCTTCTTCGCCGCGATCGACGCCGTCGTCGCGAGCGAGGAGGGCGAGCTCTGGCGGGAGTGA
- a CDS encoding MerR family transcriptional regulator has protein sequence MKIKELSDLVGVAPRLLRYYEEQGLLLPQRAANGYRDYDDTMVLRVQQIRGLLGAGLTTEIIRDVLPCLSEAASCRYDDPAFVSRIAEERDRLRERVQLLSQNLEALDGYLDTVAKA, from the coding sequence ATGAAGATCAAGGAGCTCTCCGACCTGGTGGGCGTGGCGCCGCGACTGCTGCGGTATTACGAGGAGCAGGGCCTGCTGCTGCCCCAGCGGGCGGCGAACGGGTACCGCGATTACGACGACACGATGGTGCTGCGCGTGCAGCAGATCCGCGGGCTGCTGGGTGCCGGACTGACCACCGAGATCATCCGCGACGTGCTGCCCTGCCTGTCGGAGGCGGCGAGCTGCCGCTACGACGACCCCGCCTTCGTCAGCCGGATCGCCGAGGAGCGCGACCGCCTGCGCGAGCGCGTGCAGCTGCTGTCGCAGAACCTCGAGGCCCTGGACGGCTACCTGGACACGGTCGCGAAGGCCTGA